One Rhodobacteraceae bacterium M385 genomic region harbors:
- a CDS encoding DUF2927 domain-containing protein: MVLRRYLPITVTLALAACVTVTAPEVSPIPEPRSEPATSAGASPPSELSQALARYYRSSEARLVGRGLLRTDGGGPDTPFTADELAANFERIALYDEYELVNGRFVARQSPSTLRRWSAPVRLQPHFGASVEAGQQAEDRAILGTYAARLTRLTGHSVRAVNSGGNYHVLFMNADALSDSAPLLRQLVPSINDATIREIQNMGRLTYCSIFAFSLTGTSEYIAAIAVIRDEHPDLLRRSCVHEEIAQGMGLPNDSRTARPTIFNDDEEFALLTRHDELLLRILYDDRLSIGMTPDQARPIVRQIAGELVGGPS, translated from the coding sequence GTGGTTCTACGCCGCTATCTGCCAATCACGGTGACGCTCGCCCTCGCGGCCTGCGTCACCGTGACTGCGCCCGAAGTCTCGCCCATTCCCGAACCTCGGTCCGAACCCGCGACCAGTGCGGGCGCATCCCCCCCCTCCGAGCTAAGCCAGGCCCTCGCCCGCTACTATCGCAGTTCCGAGGCCCGGCTCGTGGGCCGTGGCCTGCTGCGGACCGATGGCGGCGGCCCCGATACGCCCTTCACCGCCGACGAGCTGGCGGCCAATTTTGAACGCATCGCGCTCTATGATGAATATGAGCTGGTAAACGGGCGCTTTGTCGCCCGACAGTCCCCGTCCACCCTGCGCCGCTGGAGCGCGCCGGTACGCCTGCAACCCCACTTCGGCGCGTCTGTCGAGGCCGGACAACAGGCCGAAGACCGCGCCATCCTCGGTACCTACGCCGCGCGTTTGACCCGCCTCACCGGCCATTCCGTGCGGGCCGTGAACAGCGGCGGGAACTACCACGTCCTGTTCATGAACGCCGATGCCTTGTCAGATTCCGCTCCGCTCCTGCGCCAACTGGTGCCAAGCATCAACGACGCCACGATCCGTGAAATCCAGAACATGGGCCGCCTCACCTATTGCTCGATCTTCGCCTTCTCGCTTACCGGCACCTCGGAATATATCGCCGCGATCGCTGTGATCCGTGACGAGCACCCCGATCTCCTGCGCCGCTCCTGTGTGCACGAGGAAATCGCCCAAGGCATGGGCCTTCCCAACGACAGCCGCACCGCGCGTCCCACCATCTTCAACGACGACGAGGAATTCGCCCTGCTCACCCGCCATGATGAACTGCTCCTGCGCATCCTCTACGATGACCGCCTCTCCATCGGCATGACCCCAGACCAAGCGCGCCCCATCGTGCGCCAAATCGCCGGCGAACTGGTGGGCGGCCCTTCCTAG
- a CDS encoding 5-bromo-4-chloroindolyl phosphate hydrolysis family protein, whose protein sequence is MAKRYGGEHSPTGQRDGETPREMVSHQKMEVAPFKGRKPMRHGAKLNILFVLPLLTISSVLFNSGVTEMATDLAGGALLLLAAWLTRDGVRAEDAFNERKVARKPAIPRKIFGAVGTGMGVAFLILGGSDFSAGSIVAANVVGFLAAGLHLFSFGLDPLKNKGMEGMDTFTSDRVARKIDEAEAILARQKDAIARVRDPQLEARVDRFQEVARGLFRQVEEDPRDLNAARRYLGVYLQGALDATVQFANLYSRKTDYAIRSDYIAFLDDLEQNFAARKETLLIDDRTNFDVEIEVLQDRLNRETQYLERQG, encoded by the coding sequence ATGGCAAAACGGTACGGCGGCGAACATAGCCCCACGGGGCAGCGCGACGGTGAGACACCGCGCGAAATGGTATCGCATCAGAAGATGGAGGTTGCCCCCTTCAAAGGTCGCAAACCCATGCGTCACGGCGCCAAGCTGAACATTCTGTTCGTTCTGCCCTTGCTGACGATTTCCTCGGTCCTGTTCAACTCGGGCGTGACCGAGATGGCGACGGACCTCGCAGGCGGCGCCTTGCTGCTGCTGGCCGCTTGGCTGACCCGCGATGGCGTGCGGGCGGAAGATGCGTTCAACGAACGCAAAGTGGCCCGCAAACCCGCCATCCCCCGCAAGATCTTTGGTGCCGTGGGCACCGGTATGGGCGTGGCCTTCCTGATCCTTGGCGGATCGGATTTCAGCGCCGGGTCCATCGTTGCCGCCAATGTGGTCGGCTTCTTGGCCGCTGGTCTGCACCTGTTTTCATTCGGGTTGGACCCGTTGAAAAACAAAGGGATGGAGGGGATGGACACCTTCACTTCTGACCGGGTAGCGCGCAAAATTGACGAGGCCGAGGCGATTTTGGCCCGCCAGAAAGACGCGATCGCCCGTGTGCGCGACCCGCAACTGGAAGCCCGCGTTGACCGTTTCCAAGAGGTCGCCCGTGGCCTGTTCCGCCAGGTCGAAGAAGACCCCCGCGACCTGAACGCGGCACGTCGCTACCTGGGCGTTTACCTGCAAGGGGCGCTCGACGCGACGGTGCAGTTTGCCAACCTCTATTCGCGCAAAACCGATTACGCGATCCGCAGCGACTACATCGCCTTCCTCGACGATCTGGAGCAGAACTTCGCCGCCCGCAAGGAAACGCTTCTGATCGATGATCGCACAAATTTCGACGTGGAGATTGAGGTCCTGCAAGACCGCCTGAACCGCGAAACACAATATCTAGAACGACAGGGATAA
- a CDS encoding malate synthase G, with translation MTQRIEKHGLQVAPELANFIEDQALPGSGVTSDDFWKGFSDLAHDLAPKNTALLARREELQSKIDQWHIARRDQAHDPDAYHEFLKDIGYLVPEGDAFEIDTTKIDPEIATVAGPQLVVPITNARFALNAANARWGSLYDALYGTDAMGSLPAKGGYDRGRGARVVARARVFLDEAFPIEGTSHADARRYHVEKGALLVDDKPLATPAQFAGYVGRAKAPDAVLLVNNGLHVELVFDRAHNIGARDQAGLADVRIESAVSAIMDCEDSVACVDAEDKVLAYGNWLGLMKGDLAETFEKGGKSVTRALAEDRVFTGPDGAVKVLKGRALMLVRNVGHLMTNPAVLLRDGAEVYEGLMDAMVTMLIAKHDLAREGGNSVAGSVYVVKPKMHGPEEVAFADEIFTRVEAALGMERYTVKLGIMDEERRTSVNLKECIRAAKHRVAFINTGFLDRTGDEIHTSMEAGPFSRKDFIKRKGWITAYENQNVDIGLECGLRGKAQIGKGMWAKPDDMADLLEQKIEHPRAGANCAWVPSPTAATLHALHYHKVNVAAVQEKLQAGGKRAYVTALLDIPLAAYRRWNRDQVIREVENNAQGILGYVVRWVDQGVGCSKVPDLNGVGLMEDRATCRISAQHIANWLHHGVVSEADVVEVFRRMAEVVDAQNAGDPLYQPMAPGFNGIAYGAALDLVLKGRDQPSGYTEPVLHRSRLAWKAA, from the coding sequence GTGACACAACGGATCGAGAAACATGGCCTACAGGTGGCCCCTGAACTGGCGAATTTCATCGAGGATCAGGCGCTGCCCGGTAGTGGCGTGACGTCCGATGATTTCTGGAAGGGCTTCTCGGACCTTGCCCATGACCTTGCCCCGAAGAACACGGCCCTACTGGCACGGCGAGAAGAGCTGCAAAGCAAGATTGACCAATGGCACATCGCCCGGCGCGATCAGGCCCATGACCCCGATGCGTATCACGAATTCCTCAAGGATATCGGCTATTTGGTGCCCGAGGGCGACGCGTTTGAGATTGATACCACGAAGATCGACCCGGAAATCGCGACGGTCGCAGGCCCACAGTTGGTGGTGCCCATTACCAACGCGCGTTTCGCTCTGAACGCGGCCAATGCGCGGTGGGGCAGCCTCTATGATGCGCTCTATGGCACCGACGCGATGGGATCGCTCCCTGCCAAGGGCGGCTACGATCGAGGTCGGGGTGCCCGCGTTGTAGCGCGCGCCCGGGTGTTTCTGGATGAGGCCTTTCCGATCGAAGGCACGTCCCACGCCGATGCCCGCCGCTACCACGTGGAAAAGGGCGCTTTGCTGGTGGATGACAAGCCGCTGGCCACCCCTGCACAATTCGCGGGCTACGTCGGCCGCGCCAAGGCACCTGATGCGGTGCTTTTGGTGAACAATGGCTTGCATGTGGAGCTGGTCTTCGACCGCGCCCATAACATTGGCGCCCGCGATCAGGCGGGGCTGGCGGATGTGCGGATCGAAAGCGCCGTTTCCGCGATCATGGATTGCGAAGACAGTGTCGCCTGTGTCGATGCCGAGGATAAGGTTCTGGCCTACGGTAATTGGCTTGGCCTGATGAAAGGCGATCTGGCCGAGACCTTCGAGAAGGGCGGCAAGAGCGTTACCCGTGCTTTGGCTGAGGACCGTGTATTCACCGGCCCGGACGGGGCGGTGAAAGTGCTGAAGGGTCGCGCGCTGATGCTGGTGCGCAACGTGGGCCACCTGATGACCAACCCCGCTGTTTTGCTCCGCGACGGGGCAGAGGTCTATGAAGGGTTGATGGATGCGATGGTGACGATGCTGATCGCCAAGCATGATCTGGCCCGCGAGGGCGGAAACTCGGTCGCGGGAAGCGTCTATGTGGTGAAGCCCAAGATGCACGGGCCGGAAGAAGTCGCCTTTGCGGACGAGATTTTCACCCGCGTGGAGGCCGCTCTGGGGATGGAACGCTATACGGTCAAGCTCGGCATTATGGATGAGGAGCGCCGAACCTCGGTGAACCTGAAGGAATGTATCCGCGCGGCCAAGCACCGGGTCGCGTTCATCAATACCGGCTTTCTGGATCGCACGGGGGATGAAATCCACACTTCCATGGAGGCGGGACCGTTTTCGCGTAAGGACTTCATCAAGCGCAAGGGCTGGATCACGGCCTATGAAAACCAGAACGTCGATATCGGGCTGGAATGCGGACTGCGCGGAAAGGCCCAGATCGGCAAAGGCATGTGGGCCAAGCCCGATGATATGGCGGACCTGCTGGAGCAGAAGATCGAGCATCCCCGTGCGGGCGCGAACTGCGCATGGGTGCCATCGCCCACCGCCGCGACCTTGCACGCGTTGCATTACCATAAGGTAAATGTGGCGGCGGTGCAGGAGAAGCTGCAAGCGGGCGGCAAGCGGGCCTATGTGACGGCGCTTCTGGATATTCCGCTGGCCGCCTACCGGCGCTGGAACCGAGACCAGGTGATCCGAGAGGTGGAGAACAACGCCCAAGGGATCCTAGGCTACGTCGTGCGCTGGGTCGATCAGGGGGTTGGGTGCTCCAAGGTGCCGGATTTGAACGGCGTCGGTTTGATGGAAGACCGGGCAACGTGCCGGATTTCGGCGCAGCACATCGCCAATTGGCTCCACCACGGTGTGGTGTCCGAGGCCGATGTGGTGGAGGTGTTCCGCCGCATGGCAGAGGTGGTGGACGCGCAAAACGCGGGCGATCCGCTCTATCAACCGATGGCACCGGGGTTCAACGGGATCGCCTACGGGGCAGCCTTGGATCTGGTGTTGAAGGGGCGCGACCAGCCCAGTGGTTATACCGAGCCGGTGCTCCACCGCAGCCGATTGGCGTGGAAGGCGGCGTAG
- a CDS encoding TrkH family potassium uptake protein, translating into MFDVRPVGYVLGLLVLTLGVTMVIPLGADVWQGNGHWGAFAESAAITVVAGMLLTLACANGVSEGLSIQQTFFLTTGVWLVLPLFGALPFVFGHTDARAVDAVFEAMSAMTTTGSTVLTDLDNLPHGLNLWRGLMQWFGGIGIIVVAMVFLPELRVGGMQIFRSEAFDTMGKILPRAGEIASRISVIYLGLTIACGLAYLAVGMGPFDALMHALTTMSTGGFSNYNASFGAFQGPAEYVAAVFMIFASLPFVRYIQLVAGTARPFFLDSQIRAYLGTIAILTLVFTLYRLVANGDTVEHGLREGLFNVTSIISGTGFSSVDYQLWGPSVPVVFFFIGLIGGCAGSTSCSIKVFRYQLLFASISTQVKRLYAPHGIFEPKFEGRPVGEEVISSVMAFFVLFFVFLGIFAVLLGLTGLDVVTAISGAATALANIGPGLGDVIGPSGNFATLNDAAKWILVAAMLIGRLELMAVLVLFTATFWRT; encoded by the coding sequence ATGTTCGATGTGCGCCCAGTGGGCTATGTTCTTGGCCTTTTGGTCCTGACCCTTGGTGTCACCATGGTGATCCCGTTGGGAGCCGATGTCTGGCAGGGCAACGGCCATTGGGGGGCGTTTGCGGAATCGGCGGCGATTACGGTGGTGGCGGGGATGCTGCTGACGCTGGCTTGCGCCAATGGCGTGTCCGAGGGGCTCTCGATCCAGCAGACGTTCTTTTTGACCACGGGCGTGTGGCTGGTGCTGCCGCTGTTTGGTGCCTTGCCCTTCGTCTTCGGCCATACCGATGCCCGCGCCGTTGATGCGGTGTTCGAGGCGATGTCGGCTATGACCACGACAGGCTCTACCGTTCTGACGGACCTCGACAATCTGCCCCATGGTCTGAACCTGTGGCGCGGGCTGATGCAGTGGTTTGGCGGCATCGGGATCATTGTTGTGGCAATGGTGTTCCTGCCGGAATTGCGCGTGGGGGGGATGCAGATTTTCCGCTCAGAAGCCTTTGATACCATGGGAAAAATCCTTCCACGAGCGGGGGAGATCGCCAGCCGGATCTCGGTCATCTACCTGGGCTTAACCATCGCGTGCGGCCTGGCCTATCTGGCCGTCGGCATGGGGCCGTTCGATGCGCTGATGCATGCGCTTACCACCATGTCCACGGGCGGGTTCTCCAATTACAATGCGTCGTTCGGGGCGTTTCAGGGACCGGCGGAATATGTCGCCGCCGTCTTCATGATCTTCGCGAGCTTGCCGTTTGTGCGCTACATCCAACTGGTGGCGGGCACGGCGCGGCCGTTCTTCCTCGACTCGCAGATACGCGCCTACTTGGGCACCATTGCGATCCTGACACTGGTCTTCACGCTCTACCGACTGGTGGCTAACGGCGACACGGTGGAACACGGGTTGCGCGAGGGGCTTTTCAACGTCACTTCGATCATCTCGGGCACCGGGTTTTCCAGCGTGGACTACCAGCTTTGGGGGCCATCGGTGCCGGTGGTGTTCTTCTTTATCGGCCTGATCGGCGGCTGCGCTGGATCGACGTCGTGCTCGATCAAGGTATTCCGCTACCAATTGCTGTTCGCGTCTATCTCGACCCAGGTAAAGCGCCTTTATGCGCCCCATGGCATCTTTGAGCCGAAGTTTGAGGGCCGCCCCGTGGGGGAGGAAGTCATCTCTTCGGTCATGGCATTCTTCGTGTTGTTCTTTGTTTTCCTTGGCATTTTCGCGGTGCTCTTGGGCCTGACGGGCTTGGATGTGGTCACGGCGATCTCGGGCGCGGCCACGGCCTTGGCCAACATCGGACCGGGCCTTGGGGATGTGATCGGGCCAAGCGGGAATTTCGCGACGCTTAACGACGCGGCCAAATGGATTCTGGTGGCAGCGATGCTGATCGGTCGATTGGAGCTGATGGCCGTTCTGGTGCTGTTCACCGCCACGTTCTGGCGCACCTAG
- a CDS encoding toxic anion resistance protein: protein METETHQKAQEVETMVNELNAVVLPEPSADLVPLPEADEPTSEQIRSRMAEINMNDTNSIVSFGSSAQAELQQISQAMLAGVKNKDAGPAGDSLRDIVGTIRGFSVDELDPNRKQSWWERLFGKAKPIHDFMAKYEDVQEQIDKITDNLLEHEHVLMKDIKSLDKLYEKTLDFYDELALYIAAGEEKLKELDEVTIPAKEAEVAAAPEDDQVIKAQELRDMRAARDDLERRVHDLKLTRQVTMQSLPSIRLVQENDKSLVTKINSTLVNTVPLWETQLAQAVTIQRSTEAAKAVKEATDLTNELLTRNAENLRESNRMVRQEMERGVFDIEAVKHANAELVATIEESLQIADEGKRKRREAEAEMEKMERELRDTLSSASARRPVADADVIEGDATPVQS from the coding sequence ATGGAAACCGAAACCCACCAAAAGGCCCAAGAGGTCGAAACGATGGTTAATGAGCTGAACGCAGTGGTTCTGCCCGAGCCCTCTGCCGATCTGGTCCCCCTGCCCGAAGCAGATGAGCCGACGTCCGAGCAAATCCGCTCGCGTATGGCCGAGATCAACATGAACGACACGAACTCCATTGTGTCCTTCGGCTCCTCCGCGCAGGCCGAATTGCAGCAGATTTCCCAAGCGATGCTGGCAGGCGTGAAGAACAAGGACGCAGGCCCCGCCGGTGACAGCCTGCGCGACATCGTCGGCACCATCCGCGGCTTCTCGGTTGATGAGCTGGACCCAAACCGCAAGCAATCCTGGTGGGAGCGTTTGTTCGGCAAAGCCAAGCCGATCCACGATTTCATGGCGAAATACGAAGACGTGCAGGAACAGATCGACAAGATCACCGACAACCTGCTGGAGCACGAGCATGTGCTGATGAAGGACATCAAGTCCCTCGACAAACTCTACGAGAAAACGCTCGATTTCTACGACGAGCTGGCGCTTTACATCGCCGCTGGCGAAGAAAAGCTGAAAGAGCTGGACGAAGTCACGATCCCCGCGAAAGAGGCCGAAGTTGCCGCAGCCCCCGAGGACGATCAGGTCATCAAAGCGCAGGAATTGCGCGACATGCGTGCCGCCCGTGACGATCTGGAGCGCCGCGTTCACGACCTGAAACTGACCCGTCAGGTGACGATGCAATCCCTGCCGTCGATCCGCTTGGTGCAGGAGAACGACAAGTCGCTGGTGACGAAAATCAACTCGACCCTCGTGAACACCGTGCCCCTTTGGGAAACTCAACTGGCCCAGGCCGTGACGATCCAACGCTCCACCGAGGCCGCGAAGGCGGTGAAGGAAGCCACCGATCTCACCAATGAGCTGCTGACCCGCAACGCCGAGAACCTGCGCGAAAGCAACCGCATGGTCCGCCAAGAGATGGAGCGTGGCGTTTTCGACATCGAAGCCGTCAAACACGCCAACGCCGAACTGGTGGCCACGATCGAGGAAAGCCTCCAGATCGCCGACGAAGGCAAGCGCAAGCGCCGCGAAGCCGAAGCCGAGATGGAGAAGATGGAGCGCGAATTGCGCGACACGCTGTCCTCGGCCTCTGCTCGCCGGCCTGTGGCCGATGCAGATGTGATCGAAGGCGACGCCACGCCGGTTCAATCCTGA
- the metZ gene encoding O-succinylhomoserine sulfhydrylase, whose amino-acid sequence MTDTTKKNWSKRTRAVHAGSRRSQYGELSEAMFLTQGFVYDTAEDAEARFIKSGEDEYIYARYGNPTVAMFEDRIAALEGAEAAFATASGMAAVSGALTAMLRAGDHVVSSRALFGSCHYILDEILTRFGVEVTFVDGTDLDAWRAAVRADTKAVFFESLSNPTLEVIDIRAVAEIAHNVGATVICDNVFATPTFSDAIAQGVDVVVYSATKHIDGQGRCLGGVILGTEEFIRKTVEPYLKHTGGAMSPFNAWVMLKGLETLDLRVRAQAASAQAIAEALEGAKGVSRVLYPGLKSHPQHALCAAQMGAGGTVISVEVEGGQEGAFRALNALDIFTISNNLGDAKSIATHPGTTTHQRLTDAQRTEVGVTPGLLRLSVGLEDTDDLMADLLGALGAA is encoded by the coding sequence ATGACAGATACCACCAAGAAAAACTGGTCCAAACGCACTCGTGCCGTCCACGCAGGCAGCCGCCGTTCGCAATATGGCGAACTGTCCGAGGCGATGTTCCTGACCCAAGGTTTCGTCTACGACACCGCCGAGGATGCCGAGGCGCGGTTCATCAAATCAGGCGAGGATGAATATATCTACGCTCGCTACGGCAACCCGACGGTTGCCATGTTTGAAGATCGTATTGCCGCGCTGGAAGGGGCGGAGGCGGCCTTTGCCACTGCATCGGGCATGGCGGCGGTGTCGGGCGCGCTGACGGCGATGTTGCGGGCGGGGGATCATGTGGTGTCGTCGCGGGCGCTGTTTGGATCATGCCACTACATCCTTGACGAAATCCTAACGCGATTCGGCGTAGAGGTGACGTTTGTGGACGGCACCGATCTGGACGCTTGGCGCGCTGCGGTGCGGGCCGACACCAAGGCCGTGTTCTTCGAATCGCTCTCGAACCCGACGCTTGAGGTCATTGATATCCGCGCTGTGGCCGAGATCGCCCATAACGTCGGCGCGACGGTGATTTGTGACAACGTATTCGCCACGCCCACATTTAGCGATGCCATCGCCCAAGGGGTTGATGTGGTTGTCTATTCCGCCACCAAGCATATCGACGGGCAGGGCCGGTGCCTTGGCGGCGTGATCTTGGGCACCGAAGAATTCATCCGCAAAACGGTGGAGCCGTACCTTAAGCATACCGGCGGCGCGATGAGTCCGTTTAACGCTTGGGTCATGCTCAAGGGCTTGGAAACGCTGGACCTGCGGGTACGTGCCCAAGCCGCCAGCGCCCAAGCGATTGCCGAGGCGCTGGAAGGCGCCAAAGGCGTGTCGCGAGTCCTGTATCCGGGGCTGAAGTCTCATCCGCAGCACGCTCTTTGTGCGGCGCAGATGGGGGCAGGCGGCACTGTGATCTCGGTCGAGGTTGAAGGCGGCCAGGAAGGCGCGTTTCGTGCCCTTAACGCCTTGGATATATTTACGATTTCCAACAATCTGGGCGATGCAAAGTCCATCGCCACCCATCCCGGCACAACCACCCACCAACGCCTGACCGACGCGCAACGTACCGAGGTCGGCGTGACGCCGGGCCTGTTGCGCCTGTCCGTAGGCCTGGAAGATACAGACGATCTGATGGCCGACCTTTTGGGCGCATTGGGGGCGGCATGA
- a CDS encoding GNAT family N-acetyltransferase: MNGLIIRPYRPADAIPLATLFHRAVREGAAQKYDPAQCEAWSPAPPTGEGWRARIEEAETIVAERDGTLLGFMTLDIETGFLDFAYVSPEYMGKGVASALYAVIEGRARVKGHLTLETEASLLAEPFFLRQGWRLVQRQEVERNGVKIPNVRMEKRLVRRFAAA; this comes from the coding sequence ATGAACGGGCTTATCATTCGGCCCTACCGTCCGGCCGACGCAATCCCCTTGGCGACATTGTTCCACCGCGCGGTGCGCGAGGGGGCGGCGCAAAAGTACGACCCCGCGCAGTGCGAAGCATGGTCCCCCGCGCCCCCCACGGGCGAAGGCTGGCGCGCGCGGATTGAAGAAGCCGAGACCATCGTGGCTGAGCGAGACGGGACGCTTCTGGGGTTCATGACCTTGGATATCGAGACAGGATTCCTCGACTTTGCCTACGTTTCCCCGGAGTATATGGGCAAAGGCGTGGCCTCGGCCCTCTATGCCGTGATCGAGGGGCGGGCCCGCGTGAAAGGCCATTTGACCCTGGAGACAGAGGCCAGCCTACTGGCAGAGCCTTTCTTCCTGCGCCAAGGCTGGCGCTTGGTGCAGCGCCAAGAGGTGGAGCGGAACGGGGTGAAAATCCCCAACGTCCGCATGGAAAAGCGCCTCGTGCGGCGGTTCGCGGCGGCCTGA
- the folE2 gene encoding GTP cyclohydrolase FolE2, producing MNIHVKTADQKPSSQQAQEALAVLNAWAADASSDQIEALEPALSHMLRVPGLSNVYPADFKADAAYRATLPDLQNGPASLIKGAKRRIQHVGISNFRLPLRYALRDGAEMLLETSVTGTVSLEADQKGINMSRIMRSFYKHADAAFGFDVIEAALDDYKADLGSFDARIQMGLSFPMQVESLRSGLSGWQYYDISLELVESAGVRQRIVHLDYVYSSTCPCSLELSEHARATRGQLATPHSQRSVARLSVVQQGEGITFEDLIEAARRAVPTETQVMVKREDEQAFAELNAANPIFVEDAARLFAEQLQDHAGVGDFRVLASHQESLHSHDAVSLLTEGDTFADASIDPKLFGSLIHKG from the coding sequence GTGAACATTCATGTTAAGACCGCCGATCAAAAACCATCCAGCCAGCAAGCTCAGGAAGCCCTCGCGGTTCTGAACGCTTGGGCGGCAGATGCGTCCTCTGATCAGATTGAAGCCTTGGAGCCCGCGCTTTCGCATATGCTGCGCGTGCCGGGGCTATCGAATGTGTATCCCGCTGATTTCAAAGCGGATGCGGCCTATCGCGCCACGCTGCCAGACCTTCAAAACGGCCCCGCGTCCCTGATTAAAGGGGCCAAGCGGCGCATCCAGCATGTTGGGATATCGAACTTCCGCCTGCCGTTGCGCTATGCGCTCCGGGACGGGGCCGAGATGCTTTTGGAAACCTCGGTCACCGGCACTGTCAGCCTTGAGGCGGACCAAAAGGGCATCAACATGAGCCGCATTATGCGGTCCTTCTACAAACACGCCGACGCGGCCTTTGGCTTTGATGTGATCGAGGCGGCGCTGGATGACTACAAGGCTGATCTTGGCAGCTTTGACGCTCGCATTCAGATGGGGTTGAGCTTTCCGATGCAGGTGGAAAGCCTGCGCTCGGGCCTAAGTGGCTGGCAGTATTACGATATCTCGCTGGAACTGGTGGAAAGCGCCGGGGTCCGGCAGCGGATCGTGCATTTGGATTACGTCTATTCGTCCACTTGCCCGTGCTCTCTGGAACTTAGCGAGCATGCCCGCGCCACACGCGGGCAATTGGCGACGCCTCATTCGCAACGCTCTGTCGCGCGGCTGTCTGTGGTGCAGCAGGGGGAGGGGATCACGTTTGAGGATTTGATCGAGGCCGCCCGTCGTGCCGTCCCGACCGAGACCCAAGTGATGGTGAAGCGAGAGGATGAACAAGCCTTCGCCGAGTTGAACGCCGCCAATCCGATCTTCGTAGAAGACGCCGCCCGCCTGTTTGCAGAGCAATTACAGGATCACGCAGGCGTTGGTGATTTCCGTGTTTTGGCCAGCCATCAAGAAAGCCTGCACAGCCATGACGCGGTTAGCCTTCTGACCGAGGGCGACACCTTTGCCGACGCCAGCATTGATCCCAAGCTATTCGGGTCGTTGATCCACAAAGGCTAA
- a CDS encoding SPFH domain-containing protein: protein MAIMDFLKGQFIDVIEWTDDSRDTMVYRFERYGHEIKYGAKLTVREGQVAVFIHEGQLADVFTPGMYMLETNNMPIMTSLQHWDHGFSSPFKSEIYFVNTSRFTDLKWGTKNPIMIRDSDFGPTRIRAFGTYTVKVQDAGLFMTEIVGTDGEFTTDEVTHQIRNIIVQQFSQAVAGSGIPVLDMAANTGQMGEVVAGKISETISSYGLTLPELYIENISLPPAVEEALDKRTSMGVVGDLNKYTQFQTAEAMAAAASTPGSGMGEGLGMGMGMAMANQMANNMHQPQQQAHQAAHAAPPPPPVEHVWHTAENGATKGPFSKATLGQMAGDGSLTRDTMVWTAGQDGWKKAGDVDELAQLFTVMPPPPPPPM, encoded by the coding sequence ATGGCCATTATGGATTTTCTCAAAGGTCAATTTATTGACGTCATCGAATGGACCGATGATAGCCGGGACACGATGGTCTACCGGTTTGAACGCTACGGCCATGAAATCAAATACGGCGCCAAGCTGACGGTGCGTGAAGGCCAGGTCGCGGTCTTCATCCACGAAGGCCAACTGGCCGACGTGTTTACCCCGGGCATGTATATGCTCGAGACGAACAACATGCCAATCATGACCTCCCTGCAACATTGGGATCATGGCTTCTCCAGCCCCTTCAAGTCCGAAATCTATTTTGTGAACACCTCCCGGTTCACTGATCTTAAATGGGGCACCAAAAACCCCATCATGATCCGCGACAGCGATTTCGGCCCAACCCGCATCCGTGCCTTCGGCACTTATACCGTGAAGGTGCAGGACGCGGGCCTGTTCATGACGGAAATCGTGGGCACCGATGGTGAATTCACCACCGATGAAGTCACCCACCAAATCCGCAACATCATCGTTCAGCAGTTCTCCCAAGCCGTTGCAGGCTCCGGCATTCCGGTGCTCGACATGGCCGCCAATACTGGCCAAATGGGTGAGGTCGTCGCCGGCAAAATTTCCGAGACGATCTCCAGCTACGGCCTGACGCTGCCCGAGCTCTACATCGAAAACATCTCTCTGCCCCCCGCGGTGGAAGAGGCGTTGGACAAACGCACCTCCATGGGCGTGGTCGGCGATCTGAACAAATACACCCAGTTCCAAACCGCCGAAGCTATGGCCGCCGCCGCCTCAACCCCCGGCTCCGGCATGGGCGAGGGTCTTGGCATGGGCATGGGCATGGCGATGGCCAACCAAATGGCCAACAACATGCACCAGCCGCAACAACAGGCCCACCAAGCCGCCCATGCCGCGCCCCCGCCGCCGCCGGTGGAACACGTCTGGCACACGGCAGAAAACGGTGCCACGAAAGGCCCCTTCTCCAAGGCAACCTTAGGTCAAATGGCCGGCGACGGCTCGCTCACGCGCGACACGATGGTTTGGACGGCTGGCCAAGACGGCTGGAAGAAAGCCGGCGATGTGGATGAGCTGGCGCAGCTCTTCACCGTCATGCCGCCCCCGCCTCCACCGCCTATGTAA